A genomic window from bacterium includes:
- the rplT gene encoding 50S ribosomal protein L20, giving the protein MARVKRGTTSLKRRRNVLRRVKGYRFGRSTKERQAREAIAHAGKYAFAHRRKKKGDFRRLWQVKINAASRAAGLSYNAFIHALKKNNIALDRKILALFAEKRPETFARIIKKVESGK; this is encoded by the coding sequence ATGGCTCGAGTCAAACGCGGCACCACATCACTGAAGCGCCGCCGCAATGTCTTGCGGCGCGTGAAAGGCTATCGCTTCGGCAGAAGCACGAAAGAACGCCAGGCGCGCGAGGCGATCGCGCATGCCGGAAAGTACGCCTTCGCGCACCGGAGAAAAAAGAAGGGCGACTTTCGCCGCCTCTGGCAGGTAAAAATTAACGCCGCCTCGAGAGCGGCCGGTCTCTCCTACAACGCCTTCATACACGCGCTCAAAAAAAACAACATAGCGCTCGACCGCAAAATCCTCGCCCTCTTCGCCGAAAAACGTCCTGAAACATTCGCGCGAATCATAAAGAAAGTAGAGAGTGGAAAGTAG